A stretch of Orientia tsutsugamushi DNA encodes these proteins:
- a CDS encoding proton-conducting transporter membrane subunit, with amino-acid sequence MSNIFQAVKDHLVILEVLIPFFGSLIVVLYKKVESALIVSRLCAILGIILGIYGVLSMINSPPYFYAIGNWQAPIGIEYRVDQVNQIIIVFSYFILFLLLTFNSQLIKTNLLSSLNPSRSHLLYSILLLLHTGFCGIILSNDLFNIYVFIEIASLASYTLVSQGVDKRALIGSINYLILGTIGATFILIAIGFILSNTGSLNITDIISRLPQQRTKTLIAAIMFYITGCLLKVAMFPMSSWLISTYKYTSSVILSYFAPISCMVGFYILLYFVYQIIGITNINTLHSYYIINALGLAGAIFCSCYAVQQSNLKSIMAYSVLAETSYISLMAFNIQSSTIGAQIIVILLTSCILKSIIYSLISRIEVHYHDSELKHIAGIGSTYPVFGILFTLALISNLGLPLTIGFVNKLNIFLTVLQSLGYFGIIILAISSCMSFNYHYKIFHYLYSTQQTSHSSFTLNGNNSVAIILTIISYLMLIFYNHLLVYLKPFFLPKIM; translated from the coding sequence ATGAGTAATATTTTTCAAGCTGTTAAAGATCATTTAGTGATATTAGAAGTTTTAATACCATTTTTTGGCAGTTTAATAGTAGTATTATATAAAAAAGTTGAGTCAGCACTAATAGTATCGCGTTTATGTGCAATATTAGGAATAATATTAGGAATATATGGGGTATTATCAATGATAAATTCCCCTCCATATTTTTATGCAATTGGTAATTGGCAGGCACCGATAGGTATAGAATATCGAGTTGATCAGGTTAATCAAATAATTATCGTTTTTAGTTATTTCATTCTATTTTTATTACTAACATTTAATTCTCAGCTCATAAAAACAAACTTATTATCATCTCTTAATCCATCTCGATCTCATTTACTATATTCCATCTTACTATTATTGCACACAGGATTTTGTGGTATTATTCTCAGTAATGATTTATTTAATATTTACGTTTTTATAGAAATTGCTTCATTAGCAAGTTATACTTTGGTTTCTCAGGGAGTTGATAAGCGAGCTTTAATTGGTAGTATTAATTATTTAATACTTGGTACTATTGGTGCTACTTTTATACTTATTGCTATAGGATTCATATTGAGTAATACCGGCAGCTTGAATATTACTGATATAATTTCCAGGTTACCACAACAACGTACAAAAACCTTAATTGCAGCAATAATGTTTTATATTACTGGATGCTTATTAAAGGTAGCTATGTTTCCTATGAGTTCATGGCTTATTAGTACTTATAAATATACTTCTTCAGTAATTTTATCATATTTTGCTCCAATTTCATGTATGGTTGGATTTTATATTCTACTATATTTTGTCTATCAAATTATTGGAATTACTAATATTAATACCTTGCATTCATATTATATAATCAATGCCCTAGGGTTAGCAGGAGCAATTTTTTGTTCTTGTTATGCTGTTCAACAAAGCAACCTCAAATCAATTATGGCATATTCTGTATTAGCAGAAACAAGTTACATATCTCTAATGGCATTTAATATACAAAGCTCCACTATTGGGGCGCAAATTATTGTTATATTGTTAACTAGTTGTATACTTAAATCTATAATATATTCTTTAATTAGCAGAATAGAAGTACATTATCATGATAGCGAGCTTAAACATATTGCAGGTATTGGATCGACTTATCCAGTGTTTGGTATATTATTTACATTAGCTTTAATCAGCAACTTGGGATTACCACTAACTATTGGCTTTGTTAATAAATTAAACATTTTTTTAACAGTTTTACAGTCACTTGGCTATTTTGGTATAATAATCTTGGCTATTAGTAGCTGCATGAGTTTTAATTATCATTATAAAATTTTTCATTATCTATATTCTACTCAGCAAACTTCTCATAGTAGCTTTACACTTAATGGTAACAACAGCGTAGCAATAATTTTAACTATTATCAGCTATTTGATGCTAATATTTTACAATCACTTATTAGTATACTTAAAGCCGTTTTTTCTACCAAAAATCATGTGA
- a CDS encoding cation:proton antiporter subunit C, which produces MIMILTSKLIYFCSAVLLSLGLYIILSSYNYVKKTIGLAVFQNAVLIFYIALAKAKEGIVPIDQCFNQLSQHCSSITYSSPVSHVLMLTAIVVGIATMSVSLSIIRQIYQSFNSCNENDILLELQKMELKPDE; this is translated from the coding sequence ATGATTATGATACTAACAAGTAAGTTAATTTATTTTTGTTCTGCAGTATTGTTATCCTTAGGGTTATATATAATTCTTAGCAGTTATAATTACGTTAAGAAAACCATTGGCTTAGCAGTATTTCAAAATGCTGTCTTGATTTTTTATATAGCTCTTGCAAAAGCTAAAGAAGGAATAGTGCCAATAGATCAATGTTTTAACCAACTATCTCAACATTGTTCATCTATTACTTATTCTAGCCCTGTATCACATGTATTAATGCTAACTGCTATTGTTGTAGGTATAGCAACTATGTCTGTAAGTCTTAGTATCATTCGTCAAATTTACCAAAGTTTTAATAGCTGTAATGAAAATGATATTCTATTAGAGCTACAGAAAATGGAGCTAAAGCCAGATGAGTAA
- a CDS encoding Na(+)/H(+) antiporter subunit B, with translation MQNNNIIVASIIAKIITPYILLFALYIQINGEVSPGGGFQAGAILASAVIGYDIIYPQQLIKYKLAILPLSIIGALGVMIYGLTGLLALFYGKNYLNYYVITCTKYSQSLGIFIVELGVGIAVTASLLIIYYVFVINNDYDTNK, from the coding sequence ATGCAAAATAACAATATTATTGTAGCTTCAATTATTGCTAAAATTATTACACCATATATATTGCTTTTTGCATTATATATTCAAATTAATGGTGAAGTTTCTCCTGGAGGTGGCTTTCAAGCTGGTGCTATACTTGCTTCTGCAGTAATTGGGTATGATATTATCTATCCACAACAACTAATTAAATATAAACTAGCAATTCTACCACTTAGTATTATAGGCGCTTTAGGAGTAATGATATATGGATTAACAGGGTTACTAGCACTATTTTATGGCAAGAATTACTTAAATTATTATGTAATAACATGTACCAAGTATAGTCAGTCATTAGGTATTTTTATCGTTGAATTAGGTGTAGGTATAGCAGTAACCGCTAGCTTATTGATTATTTATTATGTATTTGTAATTAATAATGATTATGATACTAACAAGTAA
- a CDS encoding DUF4040 domain-containing protein, producing MMLSANYFPNLPLEFNIANIFLYIFCFLLIIVNIYLALSFNLLKSILLMSLSSLIICICYLLMDAPDVAMTEASLGACLSTAILLKIAKKLQLSFNSAEKLPVYKNILCSLVCILFAVCFMLVCYDLPDFGQLSTPMHQHISKYYINNTTEQIGIPSFVAAILASYRGYDTLGETTVILCAGISVILIFANKKTNQ from the coding sequence ATGATGCTATCTGCTAATTATTTTCCAAATTTACCTCTAGAATTTAATATTGCTAACATATTTTTATACATATTCTGTTTTTTGTTAATTATAGTAAATATATATTTAGCACTAAGCTTTAATTTGCTAAAATCTATATTGCTAATGTCATTATCTAGCTTAATTATTTGCATATGCTACTTATTAATGGATGCTCCAGATGTAGCAATGACTGAAGCATCTCTTGGAGCTTGTCTATCCACTGCAATATTATTAAAAATAGCTAAGAAACTACAACTTAGTTTTAACTCAGCAGAAAAGTTACCAGTATATAAAAATATACTTTGCAGCTTAGTATGTATACTGTTTGCAGTATGCTTTATGTTAGTTTGTTATGATCTGCCTGATTTTGGTCAACTATCAACGCCAATGCATCAACATATTTCAAAATACTATATTAATAATACTACAGAACAAATTGGCATTCCATCATTTGTAGCTGCTATACTAGCTAGCTATAGAGGATATGATACTTTAGGAGAGACTACAGTAATCCTTTGTGCTGGAATATCAGTAATTTTAATTTTTGCTAACAAAAAAACTAATCAATAA
- a CDS encoding monovalent cation/H(+) antiporter subunit G, with translation MLHILINSCGFFFLFCGLFFIISSVVGLSRFHDFYAKVHAAGVSDSCGIPMSLIGLTIINYQSISIFKILILITLIYILGPTAAHILLKTWYNCNSQSESTKINTDSNT, from the coding sequence ATGCTTCATATTTTGATTAACAGTTGTGGATTCTTTTTTTTATTCTGCGGGTTATTCTTCATTATCTCAAGTGTAGTTGGACTAAGCAGATTTCATGATTTTTATGCTAAAGTACATGCTGCAGGAGTATCTGATAGTTGTGGAATACCGATGTCATTAATTGGCTTAACTATCATTAATTATCAAAGCATTAGTATTTTTAAAATCTTAATTTTAATCACTTTAATATATATTTTAGGGCCAACAGCTGCTCATATATTGCTTAAAACCTGGTATAATTGTAATAGTCAGTCTGAATCTACAAAAATTAATACAGATTCAAACACATGA
- a CDS encoding TIGR01459 family HAD-type hydrolase: MYEYKTPINLSDIVKNYEVILFDIYGVLLENNIPYTKTIEVVNNLSKSTKICFVSNTPQPVQHSSNRLNIYGINATPQNVYTSGEIAREILKNSSKNLNIDNPIVFHLGPDFKKTVLEDLPIKTTEKIHDANILLLTAFEDYEEKLDQYNSIFQTAIANKAVCLCANPDVINPFENKNRYCAGYFSAIYKSMGGKVVYSGKPHSEIFQAVLNTLALNVKKEKILMIGDTLETDILGANNIGIDSALVLTGNAFRIVKASNVHDQINILKNAFKLKNIYPKYIINII, from the coding sequence ATGTATGAATATAAAACTCCAATTAATTTATCTGATATAGTCAAAAATTATGAAGTCATATTATTTGATATATACGGAGTATTGCTAGAAAATAACATTCCGTATACTAAAACAATAGAAGTGGTTAATAATCTATCAAAAAGTACAAAAATATGTTTTGTATCTAATACTCCTCAGCCAGTTCAGCATTCTAGTAATAGACTTAATATTTATGGAATCAACGCCACTCCACAAAATGTTTATACTTCTGGTGAAATAGCTAGAGAAATATTAAAGAATTCAAGTAAAAATCTTAACATTGATAATCCTATTGTCTTTCATTTAGGACCGGACTTTAAAAAAACTGTATTAGAAGATCTACCCATTAAAACTACTGAAAAAATTCATGATGCTAATATATTACTTTTAACAGCATTTGAGGATTATGAAGAAAAGTTAGATCAATATAATTCTATATTTCAAACCGCAATAGCTAACAAGGCAGTATGTCTTTGTGCAAATCCAGATGTTATAAATCCATTTGAAAACAAAAATAGATATTGCGCTGGATATTTTAGTGCTATTTATAAATCTATGGGAGGAAAAGTAGTATATAGCGGCAAACCACATTCAGAAATTTTTCAAGCTGTATTAAATACCTTAGCACTAAATGTCAAAAAAGAAAAAATACTAATGATAGGTGATACTTTAGAAACAGATATTCTTGGAGCAAATAACATAGGCATAGATTCAGCTCTAGTATTAACAGGAAATGCTTTTAGAATAGTTAAAGCTTCAAATGTTCATGATCAAATTAATATACTTAAAAATGCATTTAAACTAAAAAATATTTATCCCAAATACATAATTAACATTATTTAA
- the gyrB gene encoding DNA topoisomerase (ATP-hydrolyzing) subunit B produces the protein MPTNTKLDQYNADSIKILRGLEAVRVRPGMYIGDISNGSGLHQLIYEVLDNSTDESLAGGCNKIEVILNKNGSVTVRDNGRGIPVDIHQEEGVSAAQVIMTQLHAGGKFDQNAYKVSGGLHGVGVSVVNALSDWLELRIWKNNQEHFMRFNNGEPQNPLSIVGEAPNKQGTEITFYPSIAIFTSVEFSFSELEHRLRELAFLNSSVEFSLTDERSSEVKDVKFFYTGGVESYVQYIDKAKAALHSTISFHQTDSHGATLELAMQWNDSFYENIVCFTNNIRQRDGGSHLQGYRSAVTRAITKYTKDHFPKNNINYNGDDIREGLSCVLSLKLPDPKFASQTKDKLVSPEARAIVEGIVYEKLVEWLEHRPSEGKKIIAKITESALAREAARKARELTRRKSALGVANLPGKLADCQQRAPEKSELFIVEGDSAGGTAKQGRNRKFQAILPLRGKVLNVERARFDKMLQSDQIGTLITALGTGIGSDDFAIDKIRYHKVIIMTDADVDGSHIRALLLTFFYRYMPTVIEKGYLYIAQPPLYKIKRGANELYLKNDQALYDYLLKIAIDEIDVIKSSGDRISNAELTTIVTSIRKLTAVLNKVGNKLNKYIAEVLAITKNLSADTFNSTYQDKLSSLIQAMLPTQTLDKTNWQVEVHDDYMQFYCFVRGIKKAQSLFKSQLESPEFVSLIRLGQELSELFENRLTLKHKSEEINIGLPSALLDKLLAIGKHGMNIQRFKGLGEMNSDQLWETTLDPENRTLLQVKITNFDEAEEVFSTLMSNIVEPRREFIQANALNVNNLDV, from the coding sequence ATGCCAACAAACACAAAATTAGATCAATATAATGCTGATTCAATAAAGATCTTACGAGGTCTTGAAGCGGTTCGAGTACGGCCTGGTATGTATATTGGTGATATTAGTAATGGATCTGGATTACATCAGTTAATTTATGAAGTTCTAGATAATTCAACTGATGAGTCATTAGCTGGTGGTTGTAATAAAATTGAGGTTATTCTTAATAAAAATGGCTCTGTAACAGTCAGAGATAATGGCAGAGGAATACCTGTTGATATTCATCAAGAAGAGGGAGTATCTGCCGCTCAAGTCATTATGACCCAGTTGCACGCTGGAGGAAAATTTGATCAAAATGCATATAAAGTGTCAGGAGGATTGCACGGAGTTGGAGTATCAGTAGTTAATGCGTTATCAGATTGGTTAGAATTACGTATCTGGAAAAACAATCAAGAACATTTTATGCGTTTCAATAATGGAGAACCTCAAAATCCTTTATCGATAGTTGGTGAAGCTCCGAACAAGCAAGGTACAGAAATTACCTTTTATCCTTCAATTGCAATTTTTACCTCTGTTGAGTTTAGCTTTTCAGAGTTAGAGCATAGATTAAGAGAATTAGCATTTTTAAATTCTTCTGTTGAATTTTCATTAACTGATGAGCGTTCTAGTGAAGTAAAAGATGTTAAATTTTTTTATACTGGTGGAGTAGAATCATATGTGCAATATATTGATAAAGCTAAGGCAGCATTGCATTCAACTATAAGCTTTCATCAAACTGATTCTCATGGAGCAACTTTAGAGTTGGCTATGCAATGGAATGATTCTTTCTATGAAAATATAGTGTGTTTTACTAATAATATTAGACAAAGAGATGGTGGAAGCCATTTACAGGGATATAGATCAGCAGTAACTAGAGCTATCACTAAATACACTAAAGATCATTTTCCTAAAAATAATATCAATTATAATGGTGATGATATTCGAGAAGGGCTATCTTGTGTGTTATCATTAAAATTGCCTGATCCTAAATTTGCTTCACAAACTAAGGATAAGTTGGTTAGTCCGGAAGCTAGAGCTATAGTTGAAGGTATAGTATATGAAAAACTTGTAGAATGGTTAGAACATCGCCCTAGTGAAGGTAAGAAGATTATTGCTAAAATTACTGAATCAGCGCTTGCACGTGAAGCAGCTCGTAAAGCTAGAGAATTAACTAGACGTAAATCAGCATTAGGAGTAGCAAATCTACCAGGCAAATTAGCCGATTGTCAACAACGAGCTCCGGAGAAATCTGAGTTATTTATAGTAGAAGGTGATTCAGCTGGAGGTACAGCTAAACAAGGGCGTAATAGAAAGTTTCAAGCTATTCTTCCACTAAGAGGTAAAGTATTAAATGTTGAAAGAGCGAGATTTGATAAGATGTTACAATCTGATCAAATTGGCACTTTAATTACTGCCCTTGGAACAGGAATAGGAAGTGATGACTTTGCTATTGATAAAATACGTTATCATAAAGTGATTATTATGACTGATGCTGATGTTGATGGATCTCATATTCGAGCATTGCTTTTGACATTTTTTTATCGTTATATGCCCACAGTTATTGAAAAAGGTTATTTATATATTGCTCAGCCTCCTTTATATAAAATTAAGCGTGGAGCTAATGAGCTGTATCTTAAAAACGATCAAGCATTATATGATTATTTATTAAAAATAGCTATTGATGAGATTGATGTAATCAAATCTTCTGGTGATAGAATATCGAATGCTGAGTTAACAACAATTGTTACTTCGATTAGAAAGTTAACTGCAGTTTTAAATAAAGTAGGTAATAAACTGAATAAATATATTGCTGAGGTTTTAGCTATTACTAAAAATCTTTCTGCAGATACTTTTAACTCTACCTATCAGGATAAATTATCATCTCTTATACAAGCAATGCTTCCAACTCAGACTTTAGATAAAACTAATTGGCAAGTTGAAGTTCATGATGATTATATGCAATTTTATTGTTTTGTACGAGGGATAAAAAAAGCTCAAAGTCTTTTCAAAAGCCAATTAGAATCTCCAGAGTTTGTTAGTTTGATAAGGTTAGGCCAAGAATTATCTGAACTATTTGAAAATCGGTTAACATTAAAGCATAAATCAGAAGAAATTAATATCGGTTTACCATCAGCTTTATTGGATAAATTATTAGCAATTGGTAAGCATGGAATGAACATTCAAAGGTTTAAAGGGTTGGGAGAGATGAATTCTGATCAGCTCTGGGAAACTACATTAGATCCAGAAAACAGAACGCTACTGCAGGTAAAAATTACTAATTTTGATGAAGCAGAAGAAGTATTTTCAACTTTAATGAGCAATATAGTAGAGCCTAGACGTGAATTCATTCAAGCTAATGCTTTAAATGTTAATAACTTAGATGTATAA
- a CDS encoding amino acid permease: MSIFRKKSFDLAKSTTNANNLKKSFTAFDLILLGLGAIIGTGVFSLTGMVAAKYSGPAVTISYIIAGVVCILVALAYTELAVMIPASGSVYTYSYIALGEVFAWIMASVIILELTFGAATVAASWSAYTQGILEAGGIIIPKIYAATPFEGGIINLPAVLIVAFASFVLYLGTRDSKRLNIILVIVKLLSVGIFIIVAAPHFQAENWKNFMPFTFNSTLVGASILFFAFTGFSVLAAAAEECKNPTKDLTVGIIGSLIISTIVYVIIAGLLTGMAPFDQLDNAQPLAYALKLNGSTVGSAIVAVGAISGMTTVLMLNIYGQSRIFFAIARDGLLPKIFQKVHPTYDSPYVAILFFALIVALIGGFFPYQTVAQLSSMGALIDYMVVSVIVMLLRIKMPNAVRAFKCPAVFVVAPISLASCIYLLFKQILDEDGNLLDTGRIIIAWMILVLVLYFIFYYAKQSCQALAYKSK, translated from the coding sequence ATGAGTATATTCAGAAAAAAAAGTTTTGACTTAGCTAAGTCTACGACAAATGCCAACAACTTAAAAAAAAGCTTTACTGCTTTTGATTTAATATTGTTAGGGCTTGGAGCTATTATTGGTACTGGAGTATTTTCGTTAACTGGTATGGTAGCTGCTAAATATTCTGGACCTGCAGTAACAATATCTTATATTATAGCTGGAGTTGTTTGTATATTAGTAGCTTTAGCATATACTGAACTTGCAGTTATGATTCCTGCATCTGGTAGCGTTTATACTTATTCTTATATAGCGCTTGGGGAAGTGTTTGCTTGGATAATGGCTAGTGTTATAATTTTAGAATTAACATTTGGAGCTGCTACAGTAGCAGCTAGTTGGTCAGCTTATACTCAGGGGATATTAGAGGCAGGTGGAATAATTATACCAAAAATATATGCAGCCACTCCATTTGAAGGTGGTATTATAAATCTACCTGCAGTATTAATTGTTGCATTTGCTAGCTTTGTTTTATATTTAGGAACACGCGATAGCAAAAGGTTAAATATAATTTTAGTTATTGTTAAGCTTTTATCAGTTGGAATTTTTATAATTGTTGCAGCTCCACATTTTCAAGCAGAAAATTGGAAAAATTTTATGCCTTTTACATTTAATAGCACTTTGGTTGGAGCATCCATTTTATTTTTTGCATTTACTGGATTTAGTGTACTAGCAGCTGCTGCTGAAGAATGTAAAAATCCTACAAAGGATTTGACAGTAGGTATCATAGGATCTCTAATAATCTCAACAATAGTTTATGTTATTATTGCTGGATTATTAACTGGTATGGCTCCATTTGATCAGCTTGATAATGCTCAACCTTTAGCTTATGCTTTAAAGCTTAATGGTAGTACTGTTGGCTCAGCGATTGTTGCAGTTGGAGCAATTAGTGGCATGACTACAGTTTTAATGCTAAATATTTATGGCCAATCAAGAATATTCTTTGCTATTGCTAGAGATGGATTATTGCCAAAAATATTTCAAAAAGTACATCCTACATATGATAGCCCATACGTTGCTATTTTATTTTTTGCACTAATAGTAGCATTAATTGGAGGATTTTTTCCTTATCAAACAGTAGCTCAACTATCAAGTATGGGAGCGCTTATTGATTATATGGTAGTATCTGTAATAGTAATGCTGCTTAGAATCAAAATGCCTAATGCTGTTAGAGCATTTAAGTGCCCTGCTGTATTTGTTGTTGCTCCAATATCATTAGCATCTTGTATTTATTTGTTGTTTAAGCAAATTCTTGATGAAGATGGTAATTTACTGGATACTGGAAGAATAATTATTGCTTGGATGATATTAGTATTGGTATTATATTTTATCTTCTATTATGCAAAACAATCTTGTCAAGCATTAGCTTATAAGAGCAAGTAA
- the yidC gene encoding membrane protein insertase YidC, which translates to MDSDNRLNLILAITLSLAIILGWHFFYEKPRLIKMSNAQKEKIEYNKRSNTNQHLLHESALKIKDKVDIIDYSTRVKIMTNKLHGSISLKGLRFDDLILVGYKQDVLENSPDVELLSPSETATAYFAEVGWYCAKNADSDFPNSDTLWQTDKSILQANDTTTFTWTNKHNVQFIVSVSIDDNYMFTINQSIVNNSKQQLAVQFHGLIHRNLAENENSANIFQGPIASIDSYLNEVTYNKLKEKKHIDYNLNVVHWLGISDKYWLTSFIPDVKYRYSTSFMYGKAGFEKYQVSFLSPKEVVNSDGGSLSVVHHLFLGAKEVKLLDYYAEKYNIKLFDRAIDFGWFYILTKPLFYTLSFFYKYCGNFGVSILIVTILIKIMMFSFSNRSYSSMKKMRDLQPRIQRLQELYGDDKIKLHQEIMALYKKEKVSLAGSFLQSLIQLPIFFSLYKVLHVTIEMRHAPFFIWIKDLSALDPTCIFNLFGLLPFHVPWFLNIGAWPILTSATMMLQQKINPAPAADPAQAQVLKFMPLILLIVFNNFPAGLLIYWTWNNILSIVQQFIINKINNK; encoded by the coding sequence ATGGATAGTGATAATAGGCTAAATCTTATTTTAGCAATAACTTTGTCATTGGCAATTATTTTAGGGTGGCACTTCTTTTATGAAAAACCACGCTTAATAAAAATGTCTAATGCCCAGAAAGAAAAAATAGAGTATAACAAGCGTTCTAATACTAATCAACATTTACTACATGAATCTGCATTAAAAATTAAAGATAAAGTAGATATAATTGACTATAGTACCAGAGTAAAAATTATGACGAATAAGCTGCACGGCTCAATTTCATTAAAAGGATTAAGATTTGATGACTTGATACTTGTAGGTTATAAACAAGATGTTCTAGAAAATAGTCCTGATGTTGAACTATTATCTCCTTCAGAAACAGCAACAGCTTACTTTGCTGAAGTTGGCTGGTACTGTGCTAAAAATGCAGATTCTGATTTTCCAAATAGCGATACATTATGGCAAACTGACAAATCTATACTACAAGCTAATGATACAACAACTTTTACCTGGACTAATAAGCATAATGTACAGTTTATAGTTAGTGTATCAATAGATGACAATTATATGTTTACAATTAACCAATCGATTGTTAATAACAGCAAGCAACAACTTGCTGTTCAATTTCATGGTCTAATACATCGCAATTTAGCAGAAAATGAAAATTCTGCTAATATTTTTCAAGGGCCTATAGCATCTATTGATAGTTACTTAAATGAGGTAACTTACAATAAATTAAAGGAAAAAAAACATATTGATTATAATCTCAATGTTGTTCATTGGCTAGGTATAAGTGATAAATATTGGCTAACATCTTTTATTCCTGACGTTAAATATCGTTATTCGACAAGTTTTATGTATGGTAAAGCTGGATTTGAAAAATACCAAGTTAGTTTCTTATCTCCTAAAGAAGTAGTAAATTCCGATGGCGGAAGTTTATCGGTTGTACATCATTTATTTCTTGGAGCTAAGGAAGTAAAATTACTAGACTATTATGCTGAAAAATACAATATTAAGCTATTTGACAGAGCAATTGATTTTGGTTGGTTCTATATTCTTACTAAGCCTCTTTTTTATACTTTGAGTTTTTTCTATAAATACTGTGGTAATTTTGGTGTAAGTATTTTAATTGTAACTATATTAATAAAAATAATGATGTTTAGTTTTTCTAATCGATCTTATTCTTCAATGAAAAAGATGCGCGACTTACAGCCTAGAATTCAACGTCTTCAAGAACTATATGGAGATGATAAAATTAAACTTCACCAAGAAATAATGGCTCTATATAAGAAAGAAAAAGTAAGTCTTGCTGGAAGCTTTCTGCAGTCATTAATTCAACTTCCTATTTTCTTTTCGCTATATAAGGTTTTACATGTAACTATAGAAATGAGGCATGCCCCTTTCTTTATTTGGATCAAAGATCTGTCAGCTCTTGATCCAACTTGTATATTTAACTTATTTGGGTTACTACCTTTCCATGTGCCATGGTTTTTAAATATTGGCGCTTGGCCAATTTTAACATCTGCAACAATGATGCTACAGCAAAAAATAAATCCAGCTCCTGCTGCTGATCCTGCTCAAGCTCAAGTATTAAAGTTTATGCCATTAATTCTTTTAATAGTGTTTAATAATTTTCCAGCTGGGTTGCTAATTTATTGGACATGGAATAATATATTATCCATTGTACAACAATTTATTATTAATAAGATTAATAATAAATGA
- the yihA gene encoding ribosome biogenesis GTP-binding protein YihA/YsxC: MKEVIGKNSTNKLKLFSLDAKFLLGASHKNQFPATNLPEFVFVGKSNVGKSSLINLLCNKHNLARVSKTPGRTREINFFLIANKLILVDLPGYGYSKTAVVTCKNWEKLILSYLEDRKNLRLIYVLIDARRGIKDNDLAVINLVHHFNYTMKIVFTKEDKISDSEKNSLITTSKNLLDYNDKIIFTSIRNKNGAQEIQYNILKYSKRT; the protein is encoded by the coding sequence ATGAAAGAAGTTATAGGTAAGAACTCAACAAATAAGTTAAAGCTTTTTAGTCTTGATGCTAAGTTTTTGCTTGGAGCAAGCCATAAAAATCAGTTCCCAGCTACAAATTTACCAGAGTTTGTATTTGTTGGTAAGTCAAATGTAGGCAAGTCTTCCTTAATTAATTTATTATGTAATAAGCATAATCTTGCTAGGGTTTCTAAAACTCCTGGCAGAACTAGAGAAATAAACTTTTTTCTAATAGCAAACAAATTAATTCTAGTAGATTTGCCAGGTTACGGCTATTCTAAAACTGCAGTAGTCACATGTAAGAATTGGGAAAAATTAATTTTAAGCTACTTAGAGGATAGAAAAAATCTGAGATTAATATATGTATTAATTGATGCTAGACGAGGTATAAAGGATAATGATCTTGCTGTAATAAATTTAGTACATCACTTTAATTATACCATGAAAATTGTTTTCACTAAGGAAGATAAGATTTCAGATTCAGAAAAAAATAGTTTAATAACTACAAGCAAAAATTTGCTTGATTATAATGATAAAATAATATTTACAAGTATTAGGAATAAGAATGGTGCGCAGGAAATTCAGTATAATATACTCAAATACTCAAAAAGAACTTAA